In the genome of Pseudomonas sp. HS6, one region contains:
- a CDS encoding VapE domain-containing protein, with protein sequence MLDEVMGQFADYGLEPAQPLVFGKLTRCKTAQDKGKEKNGWYIAHEHRTEKGETLIFGAFGDWRSGESQKIKVKAGRMSPEEREVMRARQEEAKRRAAEIAASAARRAAKRAAGMFKRMPEKGRSDYLDRKQIVGVGVRYAPRTGAFLVPMSNVRDEIVGLQVVFPTKQEDTGRDKSYWPYGMSKEGAFHLIGPHPDPGEPVLVCEGYATGASLHMATSLTVAIAFDAGNLLVVCKAMRERFAGCPLIICRDDDWKTTKPNGDAWNPGEEKASNAALIVGGQVVAPIFSGEREIKWTDFNDLHVAEGLEAVRRQVLAVVKPPAAGGWKDMLARSESGALIAHMQNVELILANDERWAGVISYSAFSSKIVKLRAAPYGGGTGDWADIDDVRVMKWLAQQYNLRVKASHVIEAVSVVAHDHAFHPVRQYLRKLEWDRVPRLESWLTDVMGVNATDYSSKVGKRWMLSAVARVMKPGCKADSVMILEGAQGAGKSTAMSILGGEWFMDTPFALGDKDGFQAIRGKWIVELGELDSFNKAESTKAKQFFSASIDTYRESYGRRTMDVPRQCVFVGTTNQDEYLKDATGNRRYWPVACTKVDLELLRSIRDQLWAEAVFCYDAGDLWWVTLDEAAMFGEEQDERFVVDEWEGPILTWLEESQIGETTTGSDVLTSALKLDFGHWGKPEQMRVGAIMHRLGWRRVRMPPLVKSGQRPWAYKKPAGWGGASALKREPIEEPCFD encoded by the coding sequence ATGCTGGATGAGGTTATGGGGCAATTCGCCGATTATGGGCTTGAGCCTGCACAGCCATTGGTGTTCGGTAAGCTCACCCGGTGCAAGACGGCGCAGGACAAGGGCAAGGAAAAGAACGGCTGGTATATCGCTCATGAGCATCGTACCGAGAAGGGTGAAACGCTGATTTTTGGCGCATTCGGAGATTGGCGTTCGGGTGAGTCGCAGAAGATCAAGGTCAAGGCCGGGCGGATGTCGCCGGAAGAGCGTGAGGTCATGCGCGCTCGGCAGGAGGAGGCGAAACGCCGGGCTGCTGAGATAGCGGCTAGTGCGGCGCGTCGTGCGGCCAAGCGGGCGGCGGGGATGTTCAAGCGCATGCCGGAGAAGGGCCGTAGCGACTATCTGGATCGTAAGCAGATCGTTGGTGTCGGTGTTCGGTATGCGCCGCGCACCGGTGCGTTCCTAGTGCCGATGTCCAACGTGCGTGACGAGATTGTCGGCCTGCAGGTGGTGTTTCCAACCAAGCAGGAAGACACCGGCCGGGACAAGTCGTATTGGCCCTACGGGATGTCGAAGGAGGGCGCCTTTCACCTAATCGGTCCGCATCCAGATCCGGGCGAGCCAGTGCTGGTATGTGAGGGCTATGCCACGGGCGCAAGCCTGCATATGGCGACGTCGCTGACCGTGGCCATCGCGTTTGACGCCGGCAACTTGCTGGTGGTGTGCAAGGCGATGCGTGAGCGCTTTGCTGGCTGCCCGCTGATTATCTGCCGGGACGATGACTGGAAGACCACGAAGCCCAACGGTGATGCCTGGAACCCTGGTGAAGAGAAGGCCAGTAACGCGGCGCTGATTGTCGGTGGCCAAGTGGTTGCGCCGATCTTTTCCGGTGAGCGGGAGATCAAGTGGACTGACTTCAACGACCTGCATGTCGCCGAAGGTTTGGAGGCCGTGCGCCGTCAGGTGTTGGCGGTCGTCAAGCCGCCGGCCGCTGGTGGCTGGAAAGACATGCTGGCTCGAAGCGAGAGCGGGGCGTTGATCGCGCACATGCAGAACGTCGAGTTGATCCTGGCCAACGATGAACGTTGGGCCGGGGTGATCAGTTACAGCGCGTTCAGTTCGAAGATCGTGAAGCTGCGTGCGGCGCCTTATGGCGGCGGCACGGGCGATTGGGCGGACATAGATGATGTGCGGGTGATGAAGTGGCTCGCGCAGCAGTACAACTTGCGGGTGAAGGCGTCGCATGTGATCGAGGCGGTGAGTGTGGTTGCGCATGACCATGCGTTCCATCCGGTGCGGCAGTACCTCCGCAAGCTTGAGTGGGATCGCGTGCCGCGCCTGGAAAGCTGGCTCACGGACGTCATGGGCGTGAACGCTACCGATTACTCGAGCAAGGTCGGTAAGCGCTGGATGTTGTCGGCCGTGGCGCGGGTAATGAAGCCGGGCTGCAAGGCTGACTCCGTGATGATTCTTGAGGGTGCGCAGGGCGCCGGTAAGTCGACGGCGATGAGTATTCTCGGCGGCGAGTGGTTCATGGATACGCCGTTCGCGCTGGGCGACAAGGACGGGTTTCAGGCGATCCGGGGCAAGTGGATCGTCGAGCTGGGCGAGCTGGATAGTTTCAACAAGGCCGAGAGTACCAAGGCCAAGCAGTTTTTCTCGGCGTCCATCGATACTTACCGTGAGAGTTACGGCCGTCGCACGATGGACGTACCGCGTCAGTGCGTGTTCGTTGGGACGACGAACCAAGACGAGTACCTGAAGGACGCGACCGGTAACCGCCGTTATTGGCCGGTGGCGTGCACAAAAGTGGATCTTGAGCTGTTGCGTTCGATCCGCGATCAGCTGTGGGCCGAGGCGGTGTTCTGTTACGACGCGGGCGACCTTTGGTGGGTGACGCTGGATGAGGCGGCGATGTTCGGCGAGGAACAGGACGAGCGCTTTGTGGTGGACGAGTGGGAAGGGCCGATTCTGACTTGGTTGGAAGAATCCCAGATCGGCGAGACCACCACCGGCAGTGACGTGCTGACCAGTGCGTTGAAGTTGGACTTCGGGCATTGGGGTAAGCCGGAGCAGATGCGCGTCGGGGCGATCATGCATCGGTTGGGATGGCGGCGTGTTCGGATGCCTCCGTTGGTGAAGAGTGGTCAGCGGCCGTGGGCATACAAGAAGCCGGCCGGGTGGGGTGGGGCTTCGGCGTTGAAGCGGGAACCAATTGAGGAGCCTTGCTTTGATTAA
- a CDS encoding TraR/DksA family transcriptional regulator, whose translation MADIADFANDLVQERIDQALAARNAAKPALAAHSFLFCETCDDPIPEARRLAQPGCTQCVECLSVDELKGARHAG comes from the coding sequence GTGGCTGATATCGCTGACTTCGCTAATGACCTGGTGCAAGAGCGTATCGATCAAGCGCTCGCTGCTCGCAACGCCGCCAAGCCTGCTTTGGCGGCGCATTCGTTTCTGTTCTGCGAAACGTGTGATGACCCGATCCCTGAGGCCCGTCGTTTGGCGCAGCCCGGCTGCACGCAATGCGTGGAATGCCTTTCTGTCGACGAACTGAAGGGGGCTCGCCATGCTGGATGA
- a CDS encoding phage regulatory CII family protein, translating to MSRIILSSLDRAQREVLPLDLALYHAARDYPGGAAAIAATTGRNATTLQHKLSPTHPSHTVNIQEFGEILELTKDRRILDAVHALVGDTTWQELAEAYTNDMPETLTTGIAEYFRKVADLADTWAKSIGDGVVTDEELAAIRLQVFRGIQGLLGLFNRATYVNQTTRGVDRG from the coding sequence ATGAGCCGTATCATTCTGAGCTCTCTAGACCGGGCGCAGCGGGAAGTTCTGCCGCTCGATCTCGCGCTTTACCACGCCGCACGGGACTACCCCGGCGGCGCCGCAGCCATCGCCGCCACCACCGGCCGAAATGCGACCACGCTGCAGCACAAGCTTTCCCCAACCCACCCAAGCCACACGGTGAACATTCAAGAGTTCGGCGAGATTCTGGAGCTGACCAAGGATCGCCGCATTCTGGATGCGGTGCATGCGTTGGTCGGTGACACGACCTGGCAGGAGCTGGCCGAGGCTTACACCAACGACATGCCCGAGACGTTGACCACCGGTATCGCGGAATACTTCCGCAAGGTGGCGGATCTGGCGGACACCTGGGCCAAGAGCATTGGTGACGGTGTCGTCACTGATGAGGAGCTGGCCGCGATACGCCTACAGGTGTTTCGTGGGATTCAGGGGTTGTTGGGGCTGTTCAATCGCGCCACGTATGTCAACCAGACAACGCGGGGTGTTGATCGTGGCTGA
- a CDS encoding LexA family transcriptional regulator, with translation MVDKNSLRAAFSERLHEALNDAGVRSRGRGVDIHRQLKTMGVDKTTQAVSKWLNGEAMAEADSMAALCSWLKVRREWLEYGVLPKEQTGGGNVHRMMANHESNISEINQRFGKVPLISWVQAGAWCEAVSNIDDYDTASWLSCPVPISNQGYALKVLGDSMTNPGPGRSYPTGCIIFVDPEAETKTGDRVIARVPRTNEATFKILVSDAGRQFLRPINPQYPIIDITEETHICGKVVGSFIPE, from the coding sequence ATGGTTGATAAAAACTCTCTTCGCGCAGCTTTCAGCGAGCGCCTACACGAAGCCCTCAACGATGCCGGCGTACGCAGCCGGGGACGTGGCGTGGACATACATCGTCAGTTGAAAACTATGGGAGTGGATAAAACCACGCAGGCAGTCAGTAAATGGCTGAATGGTGAAGCAATGGCTGAAGCAGACAGCATGGCTGCGCTCTGCTCATGGCTGAAGGTACGCCGTGAATGGTTAGAGTATGGAGTGCTACCGAAGGAACAGACTGGTGGGGGGAACGTTCATCGGATGATGGCTAACCATGAGAGTAATATCAGCGAAATCAACCAGCGCTTTGGAAAAGTTCCTCTAATTTCCTGGGTACAGGCAGGTGCGTGGTGCGAGGCAGTCTCAAATATTGACGACTACGATACGGCCTCATGGCTATCTTGCCCGGTCCCTATCAGCAATCAAGGTTATGCCTTAAAAGTTCTCGGAGACTCAATGACAAATCCTGGCCCAGGACGAAGCTATCCTACCGGATGTATAATTTTTGTTGATCCTGAGGCAGAGACTAAAACAGGCGATAGAGTAATTGCCAGGGTTCCACGCACCAATGAAGCCACATTCAAAATACTAGTATCAGATGCTGGACGGCAATTTCTGAGGCCCATCAATCCTCAATATCCGATAATTGATATTACTGAAGAAACACATATTTGCGGAAAGGTAGTAGGGTCATTCATACCTGAGTAA
- a CDS encoding HIT family protein, whose amino-acid sequence MQALEGCDPRYQQLISSGKNIIFASEDFVVIPSIGPLNDSHVMIVPKRHLNNFSVLSVSELEQVNEIMKNLISYASANFGRRLVFFESGAGVSTNHSGGCIVHAHIHCVYESEEFESRLFDEVDFQESRNGWYEKADAGKGYVWYMSADGKPYLCNAPQLPSQFLRYIYSVAIGDVRFWNWRRHNNYEGVLKVLENYGRFFSVT is encoded by the coding sequence TTGCAAGCCCTTGAGGGATGCGATCCTCGGTATCAACAATTAATATCGAGTGGAAAAAACATCATTTTTGCGAGTGAAGACTTTGTAGTTATTCCGAGCATTGGTCCTCTGAATGATTCGCATGTGATGATTGTTCCCAAGAGACATTTGAATAATTTTTCGGTGCTTTCTGTGTCGGAACTCGAGCAAGTAAATGAGATTATGAAGAATTTGATTTCATATGCTTCCGCGAATTTTGGAAGACGGCTGGTTTTTTTTGAGAGTGGTGCGGGCGTTTCTACGAACCACTCTGGAGGTTGTATAGTTCACGCTCATATACATTGTGTATATGAGTCTGAAGAGTTTGAGAGTCGTTTGTTTGATGAAGTGGACTTTCAAGAGAGCAGAAACGGCTGGTATGAAAAGGCCGATGCTGGTAAAGGCTATGTCTGGTATATGAGCGCTGACGGTAAACCTTACTTGTGTAATGCACCACAGTTGCCATCGCAATTTTTAAGGTATATTTATTCGGTCGCCATAGGTGATGTTAGGTTCTGGAATTGGCGTAGGCACAACAATTATGAAGGCGTCCTCAAGGTGCTAGAGAATTACGGGAGGTTTTTTTCAGTCACGTAA
- a CDS encoding phage antirepressor KilAC domain-containing protein has protein sequence MERNLAQAATQLGLTRPKLIARMREKGLLNERNLPAYPNRDRDYLRIKDGQWYHDQLGMQYSQSTRVKQPGIRWLAEQLGIDLPAIPADNRDVA, from the coding sequence ATGGAACGCAACCTCGCCCAAGCCGCAACCCAACTCGGCCTCACCCGGCCAAAGCTCATCGCTCGCATGCGGGAAAAAGGCCTGCTGAACGAGAGGAACCTACCGGCCTACCCCAACCGCGACCGCGATTACCTGCGTATCAAGGACGGCCAGTGGTACCACGACCAACTCGGCATGCAGTACAGCCAGTCGACCAGGGTGAAACAACCCGGCATCCGCTGGCTGGCCGAACAGTTGGGCATCGACCTGCCTGCCATCCCGGCAGACAACCGTGACGTGGCCTAG
- a CDS encoding pyocin activator PrtN family protein produces MSNTAQNPLRLHPAPESATVELLFRTFGDVLIPLDRVRERYFRNLNEQSFAAEISSGRIQLPITTLDTSRKAPKYAHIRHVASLIDIRAYKADEDMQRQQDDTNE; encoded by the coding sequence ATGAGTAACACTGCACAAAACCCGCTGCGCCTGCACCCGGCACCGGAGTCAGCCACCGTCGAGCTGCTCTTTCGCACCTTTGGCGACGTTCTGATCCCGCTCGACAGAGTTCGCGAACGCTACTTTCGCAACCTCAACGAGCAATCGTTCGCGGCCGAAATCAGCAGCGGCCGCATCCAGCTCCCCATAACCACACTGGACACCAGCCGCAAGGCTCCGAAGTACGCACACATCCGGCACGTCGCCTCACTGATCGACATCCGCGCCTACAAGGCCGACGAAGACATGCAGCGACAGCAGGACGACACCAACGAGTAA
- a CDS encoding pyocin activator PrtN family protein: MNTLFLLMAQYDGQAVIPLDRVCTDYMHLTVEKFKRKQLDGEIDIPVVRLGANSQKAALGIHLKDLADYIDRQREKATREQNQLMGRAA; encoded by the coding sequence ATGAATACCTTGTTTTTACTGATGGCTCAGTACGATGGGCAGGCCGTAATTCCGCTTGATCGAGTGTGTACGGATTATATGCATTTAACGGTGGAAAAATTTAAACGTAAACAATTAGATGGAGAGATCGACATTCCCGTTGTGCGTTTGGGGGCTAACTCTCAGAAAGCTGCGCTCGGTATTCACTTAAAGGACCTTGCGGATTACATCGATCGGCAGCGAGAAAAAGCCACCAGAGAGCAAAACCAACTTATGGGCAGAGCTGCGTAG
- a CDS encoding DUF3892 domain-containing protein, with product MQFYIKQIKKDSGTGNIVEVAIYGKGEKYRYWVRREFVAQMINQGAAVHTLFERDEKWVLGAKVEVYEESFLRTVANTREEDNLESLPTVKI from the coding sequence ATGCAGTTTTATATAAAGCAGATTAAGAAAGACAGCGGTACAGGCAACATTGTTGAAGTCGCTATTTATGGCAAGGGGGAGAAGTACCGGTATTGGGTTAGGAGGGAGTTTGTTGCTCAAATGATTAACCAAGGGGCAGCGGTTCATACTCTGTTTGAGCGCGATGAAAAATGGGTATTGGGGGCAAAGGTTGAAGTGTATGAAGAATCTTTTTTGCGTACGGTAGCCAATACTCGCGAAGAAGATAATTTGGAAAGTTTGCCTACGGTTAAAATCTAA